Proteins encoded together in one Telopea speciosissima isolate NSW1024214 ecotype Mountain lineage chromosome 6, Tspe_v1, whole genome shotgun sequence window:
- the LOC122664116 gene encoding RNA polymerase sigma factor sigE, chloroplastic/mitochondrial, producing MGVVTVSSSASRTTLGLSASFSTHRTQSNRPLFLAFKTDKTKNTALVAPQESIPIPIDTPGKQQKRRRRSNKPPKRVKAVSTDEASLCTIDLDYNEAAAKLENIYKLTAPASVSDVEDIDHVVRRHRQTRKKLGEGDKKDGKESNSYVVRNTKKKEKRLSLDKRITLRRKKEEELVPLSQAKKDTKDKIGDVEKLVREYSISTDFVSLDWKKMKIPPVLPSSEHACLFKFMQPMKALLQLKESIHGDLGRESTDAELAEATNMTVAKMRRCIEVGQAARSKLIKHNLRLVLFVINKYFQEIADGPKFQDLCQAGVKGLITAIDRFEPKRRFRLSTYALFWIRHAIIRSMTMSSFTRVPFGLESIRLEIQRAKLELLFEHERLPTDEEVIKKVGISPERYYEVMKASKPIYSLHARHVTTQEEFINRITDIDGVGGDKRRQPALLRLAIDDVLDSLKPKESLVIRQRYGLDGKGDRTLGEIAGNLNISREMVRKHEVKALMKLKHPARMDYLRRYIY from the exons ATGGGAGTTGTGACTGTTTCCAGTTCAGCTTCTCGCACAACACTAGGCCTGAGCGCAAGTTTCTCAACCCACAGGACGCAATCAAATAGACCATTGTTCTTGGCCTTCAAAACTGATAAAACAAAGAACACAGCTTTGGTTGCACCACAGGAATCCATCCCAATTCCCATTGACACTCCGGGAAAGCAACAgaagagacgaagaagaagcAACAAGCCTCCAAAGAGAGTAAAAGCTGTGTCTACTGACGAAGCTTCTCTTTGTACCATAGACTTGGATTACAATGAAGCCGCGGCCAAACTTGAAAATATATACAAGCTTACCGCCCCTGCCAGTGTTTCTGATGTAGAAGATATTGATCATGTGGTTCGGAGGCATcgtcaaacaaggaagaagcTGGGAGAAGGTGATAAGAAAGATGGCAAGGAATCAAATAGTTATGTGGTGAGGAACACTAAAAAGAAGGAGAAGCGGTTGAGTCTTGATAAGAGGATCAcattgagaagaaagaaggaggaagagtTAGTTCCTTTGAGCCAGGCAAAGAAAGATACTAAGGACAAGATTGGAGATGTTGAGAAACTTGTTAGGGAGTATTCTATCTCCACTGATTTCGTAAGCTTGgattggaagaagatgaagataccACCAGTTCTTCCTTCTTCTGAGCATGCTTGTCTGTTCAAGTTTATGCAACCTATGAAG GCACTCCTTCAATTGAAGGAGAGCATCCATGGAGATTTGGGAAGAGAATCTACTGATGCTGAATTAGCTGAGGCAACGAATATGACTGTAGCTAAAATGAGAAGATGCATTGAAGTCGGTCAAGCAGCCCGAAGCAAGCTCATCAAG CACAATCTGCGCCTCGTTCTATTTGTAATTAACAAGTACTTTCAAGAGATAGCCGATGGGCCGAAATTTCAAGACCTCTGTCAAGCAGGAGTGAAGGGTCTCATCACTGCCATTGATCGCTTTGAACCGAAAAGGAGGTTTAGATTATCCACATATGCACTGTTCTGGATCAGGCATGCTATCATCCGTTCCATGACCATGTCAAGCTTCACACGTGTTCCTTTTGGACTTGAATCG ATTCGACTAGAGATTCAACGGGCCAAACTAGAATTGTTGTTTGAGCACGAGAGGCTTCCAACAGATGAAGAGGTAATAAAGAAAGTAGGAATCTCACCTGAGCGATATTATGAAGTCATGAAGGCTTCAAAACCCATCTACTCTCTCCATGCAAGGCATGTTACCACACAAGAAGAGTTCATCAATCGCATTACTGATATTGATGGGGTGGGAGGTGATAAACGGAGGCAACCTGCTCTTCTCAGGCTTGCTATTGATGATGTg CTTGATTCTCTCAAGCCCAAGGAGAGCTTGGTGATCAGGCAGAGATATGGTCTTGATGGGAAAGGTGATAGGACACTGGGAGAGATAGCAGGGAACCTGAATATTTCAAGAGAGATGGTCCGGAAGCATGAAGTAAAAGCTCTTATGAAGCTGAAGCACCCAGCTCGAATGGACTATCTTCGCAGATATATTTACTGA